A genomic stretch from Lysobacter soyae includes:
- a CDS encoding segregation and condensation protein A: MTEQTDAPSPEAGADPKPQHPSPQQQEMPLAHVLGQPVLQIPQDLYIPPDALEVILEAFEGPLDLLLYLIRRQNLDILDIPVAEITRQYVDYIQAMHEMRFELAAEYLVMAAILAEIKSRMLLPRPPNEEGLEDDPRADLVRRLQEYERYKQAAEDIDALPRQERDTALASAHMPERAEVRLPPPVDMREMLLALHDVLKRADLYTHHAIKRDALSVRQKMGELLEALSDGVFHRFESLFNVEEGRLGVVVTFLSLLTLAKEQLIEIMQDAPNPPGEDAPHLAPIYVKSLASADAPAEIPMSEFDVEEDTSKTDRN; the protein is encoded by the coding sequence ATGACCGAACAAACCGACGCACCTTCGCCCGAGGCGGGTGCCGACCCGAAGCCGCAACACCCGTCACCCCAGCAGCAGGAAATGCCGTTGGCGCATGTGCTTGGGCAGCCGGTACTGCAAATCCCGCAAGATTTGTACATTCCGCCGGACGCGTTGGAGGTCATTCTCGAAGCATTCGAGGGTCCGCTCGACCTGCTGCTCTACCTGATCCGCCGGCAAAACCTGGACATTCTCGATATTCCGGTCGCTGAAATCACGCGCCAATACGTCGATTACATCCAAGCCATGCACGAGATGCGCTTCGAACTCGCGGCGGAATACCTGGTCATGGCGGCCATTCTTGCCGAGATCAAATCGCGCATGTTGTTGCCGCGCCCGCCGAACGAGGAAGGTCTGGAAGATGACCCGCGTGCGGACTTGGTACGTCGTTTGCAAGAGTACGAACGGTACAAGCAGGCAGCCGAAGACATCGATGCCCTGCCCCGCCAGGAGCGCGATACCGCGTTAGCCTCTGCGCACATGCCCGAACGTGCGGAAGTGCGCCTGCCGCCCCCGGTCGACATGCGGGAAATGCTGTTGGCGCTGCATGATGTGCTTAAACGCGCCGACCTCTATACGCACCACGCGATCAAACGCGATGCGCTGAGCGTCCGACAGAAGATGGGCGAACTGCTCGAAGCGCTGTCGGACGGCGTGTTTCATCGCTTTGAATCGCTGTTCAATGTGGAAGAAGGCCGACTGGGCGTTGTCGTCACCTTTTTGAGCCTGCTTACGCTCGCCAAAGAGCAACTCATCGAAATCATGCAAGACGCACCCAACCCGCCGGGCGAAGATGCGCCGCACCTCGCCCCGATTTACGTCAAATCCCTCGCATCCGCGGACGCACCGGCAGAGATTCCCATGAGCGAATTCGACGTCGAAGAAGACACCAGCAAGACGGACAGGAACTGA